GTGCTTTGGCGTGGGTCGTGAACcctattttcatttatttgatttttacagAAAGTTCAAATAAATTCGGAAACTATCGGTTTCTCCTTTTGtattttgcacttttcaatCTAACGTATTCAGTTGTGAACATAGTCGTTccaattgtaagtttttattcaaattttttacttaaaaaaccttaaaagGTTCAAAATGACTTCGTATGCTGATAGTTGGCGCTAGAGTCATCTGGACAAATTTTGCATTCCAGATATTTAATATGCTTCATAATTCATGCGGAAAACAAGATCAACCATTTTAATTACACAGCCTGCgcttaattgcaaaaaataaaatttcacagttttgctaaaaattgtttgcgtgttcctaaaaatttattttcaggacaTCATAACATACCGTTACTGCTTCATAGTGATTCTGAGAGATGGCTGGTTTGTGGAACTCTCCGACTTCAACTTCAGTTTGTTGTCTGCACGTTGCTCGTTGGTGGGCACCACATTTGCCCTGATCCTGGTTCATTTCATATACCGATACTTGGCCATCCAGAATTCTTCTCTAACACGAAACAACTTCCATTGGTACATGACCGGATCGATCTTTGCATCggtctttcatttttctgtgtgGCACCTGACTTGCTTGTACTTCACGCGTGCCGAGTTTGAAATGAGACAGTATGTGACTCCTGGTATAAGAAGAACTTTTGGGAACGAAACAATTGATTTCAATATTCTTGGAGGCGTTTTTCATGTAGGTTCTTCCAATGTTCCTGGTGCCGCATCGTGATGCGTTTCCGTAAAAGCAAATTAGCAAAACAGGAAACATGTGACGTTAATATATCGTTGttagacgttctgaaaatgcaTAGCAAAACATCTAATTTCCGGTCAAtacgtttttttcagaatttctgaTTATGATCAGCAATGGTACATGCTATCTGAACATATAACATAAAAGTACTACATAGTATGTAAAGtcacaaaatcattttttaaggaAGTGCCGAACAGTGTCGTAAAACGAACATGGATTGCCATACTAACATGCACTTCTATCTCTGTCCTGACAATCATCAAATTCATAGTTTTGAGTAGAATGGTGggttttctttgaaataattgaatttttttggaaagttatAGATTATCAACAAGCTCAACAACATGTCTATCACGGCTAGCAAGAAAACTGCACGTTtccaatttgaactttttcgagCCCTAATCGTTCAAACAACTATACCCATTGTGATCAGCTTTGCACCGTGTCTCTTCTGTTGGTACATTCCAATGTTTGGAATTGAATTGCCAAGGTATAGATGTTTGATTTAAATGTCGTCATTATCTGAATCTGAAACTAGAAATAATCTCCTCGTGCTTACATGTACATAGTTCTACGTAAAGGAAAATCATATAGTTAATTACAGAGCCTTCAATTATTATGAAGTCAGTGcctttggaatttttccattCGTCGATCCAATTGCTATCATCTTATGCCTCCCCATCTTCCGAACccgaattttccgttttttgagttcaatttcttctggtttctttgaaaaaccTAGTAATGCTTCCCGAACCAAGTGATGGAATTTttcttcggttttttttaCTTATGTTAAAAATGATATATTTTTCTGTCCCTTCaggctattttttttcaatgatatatttttcaaaaaaaagttttaaatttaaaattaggttaaaaacatttataactGTGGAATTGACGATATACTGACAACGCTGATTTTGcttctctgaaattaaaatttttaatttcataagGAATTCTGATAAAACTCACTTTAGGTGTAGTATCAAAACTAATCAACTTCAACGCTGTATCACGGTATTGTGATGATATTAGCATGCAAATAACAAAATGGAAACTTGTGTTAATAGTCAAAAGCATCGAAAAAAGATATCGACAGTATAGGAAAATGAGTCtggaagtttttgataattgttgTGGAACTAGAGATTTGACCTACTGCAACCCGGGAGTATCGATAAAAAACCAAGTGATCGCAATGCTCACACCAAGAGGAAACTCGGCAACAAAGAAGAATATTGTGTTATAGAAGACAAGTTGTGTTGTTCTTCGATAATCTTTGGTTTTATTGAAAGATGTTGAGactttccttcttttttccgcttttcttatttcttttaCAAGTACTATAGTGATTAATGGAAAGATGATGCAGGggatgatctgaaaaaaataatgcgGCAACTGTTATGCTCTGTTACTTCTACTAGTcagtttttcgaataatttcaattatgaaattcgaaaaaccgaACTATGGGCCGATTCTATGcacacgtggagtcagaaagtcccatttcgctttgttcttcgaaaaatgtggGAGGTGATACGCAGGCATCTaatctgatttcgcatggttaagagcgtgctgacgtcacaatttttctgggaaaaaaatcccacatttcttgtagatcaagcTGTATAAGGatagcctgacaccacgtgtatgCACGGCCTACTCCGACTGGGTGGAACAGCTGTATATTCATTGTAAATCTATTTTACTCCTGTGTACTCCTATTGTACTACCGCAAAAATTCTAGATGCGACGAAGAAAAGATATGCGGGCGCGAGTGAACCCGCATGATGTCGGCTGCACgcttataaaacttttttgtgttgctCAGAGCTTACAGAGCAAACATAAATAGCAGATAAATCaaactaaaatcgaaaaaactcaCATGAGAAAATAGTGCAGTTGTGAACGtggaaactttcaataaaaatccatCATTTCTCCAAAATAAATTGGTGACAACTTGCCCGTAGAATGCCACTCCTTTTGAATTGCATTCTGATGGTAAaacgccaatttttttaattttattctcaaaaaaatagataattgAGAATAAAGTACAAGTGCCGGATACtccaaaaatcacagaaaatgaGGCAGACGAGTTCgacaatttctcatttttatggCTCATTGGATTTCGAATAACTAGGGTTCGGATTGTcacaattgaaaatagaaGCCACGTGGAGCATCTCCGTGCGTACTCCTTCAGTTGATGGAGTAACGAATTTATCAGCACCGCGGCATATGAAGAATCATTGAAACAGGCATTATAAGAATAGATTATATCAACAATAGTGATctctaaatttaaaagaaatgagaaaatatcgaATGCAGCGACTGCCGCCATAATGAGGTTAATTGAAGAAGTTCGCATCGGTTTCCTTGTTAAAATGATGATATGAGCAATATTTATCAGAAAGCAAATAATTGATACAATGTACTCATAATTTGTAATTAGGTATACAAccgatctgcaaaaaaaatcctaacgGGCCCTGAAAACCATCAGCCTACATgaatttcttctgaaattcgCATAAACTCTTCGCAGTTCTATTACCAAACTTTGGGTATAAATATTGAGATTGCTCACCACAGTATGGCATTTTGAGtgtattttcaataaaatgcgGAAATGGAGAATGACAGCATAGAGTAATAATACAAATTGAATTCACAATAGgagaatataattttctttataaaaaactaacaacGCCTAACCTATGTTATTGTGAGTCAGTAGTTATAGGGATGCATTTTGCATGTAATTTAAGTTTTTGCGGAGCTCGAAAACATGACGTATAGttgattattttgatttcCCTTGTTTTTTATATGATAATTGGGGAACCGGAATTATTTCCGGGACAAAGACTAAATTACTCATCGCAAGCCAATTTGTGAGAATGTACAGGGTGGCCCACATTTATGGGGACACGTTCTTAGGGCTATAACTTCACCAAAGTTGTTTTATGtgtttgtataattttttcaccatAAAACTTAAATCATGATACCATCTTTAAAATCAGGGCAAGTTTTTACCCGCGCGGAAGGCTTAGTAGAGACATCACGTTCCAATTGTTacttcattattttatttgtacaaattttggaaaaagttttcaattataatcaagttcattcattttattcatttattctcATTCAAAACACAAGAAACGAGATATCACTTTTGAATTGATACTGCTTGTTCACTCATTCCTGATCTACTATCACAGCAACCGACCATTCCAGAAACAATGCAAACAGCCAAATCGAGAAGACCAGAAATAAGGCAAAGATACGGACTATATCCAgcctgaaatttatttgtttaattatCACAAAAACTGAATCAAGAAAATATAGTGTAGTTATATTCTAACCTCATATTCAACTTCCATCAATTTGTCGTTTTTATTGTGGGTTATATTTTGAGACATTAAACCAATCGAACCCGTCAGCGAAAGAAGCATAATAACGATAGATACTCCGAGAATTGCGGAAAATGTTCCACGAACACCGGCCAATCCTAATTCTCTTGCTTTACAGCTGgaaataattgaattgaattcaTTCGTTATTTTTGCCGTTGTATTTGTTAGTacatttatgaattttcacataaattaAGTAGTTATTTTGTATTCTAAACTTAGGGGGCAAATAGCTCAGTCGGTGGCTTAAATTAATAGACCCACTATTAATTTAAGCCACCGACTGAGCTATTTGCCCCCTAAGTTTAGAATACAAAATAACTACTTAatgatcaccaccaggcagtgtgcCTGActcgcagtgcatagcacttaaAGAACGGATAGTCCTTTAATCCGTTATTCTTTAATTAAATAACTGGGGTGGTAAACAAGTCCTGGGGCTTAACTTTTAAAAGGGgcttaaaaagtttaaaaaagccTGAAAGAAATGGCTTCTCGTTGGGACACTTGGGggctttttttaatttatttcaaatgataataaataaataaataaataaaatatccacagtttcaaaaaacattggaaCTTATTTACCCTTTTAATAATATATAGTAACTTACTATGAGGGAACAAAAACGATAAGACGAATAAGATGAATGACAAAAGAAATGCCAGCAGCAACTTTAGCCAAAGAAAGTCCATATCTCTGAAAGAGAAatactgaaaactgaaatgtaaaaataacatttcaCTTACTTTATCTTCTTTGAgtggaaaaattccaatgtAGTCAACATAGGACGTGAACATGTTTCGATTCTGGTCCAGGTAGATGTATCTTGTTCTAACAACCCAGTTTTGAGAGAATAATCCAACGCTGTACATGATGGAACTCAAGAACACAAAGCATGCAAGGAATACCAGACGACTGTTATACATTCTTCGAGCACAAAGTAAAACGGCAAAGTGACTTGGTATTGTTGGgaataatagtttttattgatAGAGGTTGTAAATACACGCAGCTTGAAAAGTGAATCacgtgaaaattgaaattaagcattattttgtttcatggatcaagattttttttccgaaaaatccttatttgttttaattttcccgaaaaaggACGTGTGGTGAATATACCgtacaaaattatttaaactcACAATCAGCACAAAGATCGAAATTGTACGGTATTAAGCTTTTTGAAGATAGAAAAAAGATTCTAAATGTAAAGTTCAGTAGTAAACTAATAGAACCTTCGAACTCTGAACAGTCTATCTGATTAGGTCAATATTGGGCGgggcgaatcgctgattggttgcagttctcattttggaggaaatcCAAACAAGGAGgtgacaaaaaagaaatttctttaagttggattttttaatgtattttccaCGTTTTGTTTCTGTATTTATTTCGTGGAGTTTCTGATTTTCATACTAttctatgttttttggagcaaaatccTCATTTacgctactccatctttaatcATAAATGAttgcaaaatctcaaaaaactgaattatttattgtaagctgtagaaaaaaagtaataatatGGTATTTAGACTCAATTGAAATATTCCGTCGCAGTTATGTAATTGCTGACGCGCTGACAacgctgattttttttattctgaaatttgaatatagaACTAGAAAGCCCCCCTTCGAAAAACAACCGATTGAAAACAAGTTCATCGCAGTTTTCCGGTATTGAGATGACATTAGCATGGAGATAATAAAATGGGAGCATGTGTTAATTGTCAAAATcatggaaaaaagaaataggCAGTGGTTGCAAATTagtctgaaaacaaaaataacatgGATTTgtagagtttcaaaattaaactgaCTGCAATCCGGGAACATCTACAAAAAACCAGGTAATTGCCATGCTCACACCAAGAGGAAACTCAGCGATAAGGAATAGGATTGTGTTATAGAAAACCAACTTTGTTGTTTTTCGAGAATCTGTGATTTTCTTGGAAGATGTTGAGTTTTTCCGTCTTTCATCAGTTTTTCTTAATTCTTTTACTAGTAAAACAGTGATGATTGGGAAGATTATGCATGGgatgatctgaaaaatatcaggGAATCGGTTATGTTTTCTTGATTCTCTGAAGCCGCCGCctttaaatttcaagtttcccggaagaattgttttatttttttgtttgaaaaactaatttttgaacgtCACATCAAGGTTTCAGAATACGTTCCATGTAATTGTTGAGCAGCCTGACCTTACTTCTATAACTAGGGTGTTTCAatgtaaaaactgaaattctctaccgaaaatgttcgaatttcttggttgaaattttttcgcattttacAGCTAAATTTTAGATAATCGCACCGTAAATTGGCAGAAATCGGTTCTTCTCGCGCCACGCCTTCTGGACCCGGGATGTCCACCGGTAATACATGGAAGCAGCTGGGGAGGCCCTTCCCAACGGAGCACCCGCTCTTTCAACAGATTGCAGTTAACTGAGTTTAATGGGGTTATTTGAGAAGtgtccaaaatttaaaaagtatttgaatACACTTTTTGATCATGTGacacaaaaatatgtattGAACGCAAAATGTGAGAAATGTCAGAATATTACGGCACaattgtatttaaatacacttttcaatttttcgacactacttgaataatcccataaatctcgaattttccaatggaatttttccattaaaaatcataccaaattcctaaaaatttctgtcacaatttaaaaattgtgtttttttcaggaGATGCTGATTATGTTACAAACATGATGCGGAAAAATGAGTTCAAACTTAATAGGGATAGGCTTAATAGCTTTGATGGCACAGTATAAGTTAGTAAAAAACCTCACATGTGAAACAATCGCTGCGGTGAATGTGGAAACTTTCAGTAAAAGTCCGTCATTTAACAAGAATAAATCACTGATAGTAAATGCATACATTAAAACACCATGTGAACTACATTTTGATGGTTGTTTTCCAACAACTCCAACATCGTTCTCGAAAACTGtactaattgaaaaaattatgcagATGGCGGAAACTCCGAAAATCACACGTAGTGCAGTAGATGGCTTCGATAGTTCAGTATATTTAGGATTCATGGGATTTCGAAGAACTAGCGTTCGAATGACTGCAACGCTGAATAAGAGCCACGTAGAACATCGGCGGGCGTATTGATTAACCAAGTATAGGAGCAAATCGACCGACACTAAATGATAGGACATagtattgaaacattttgaataccGAGAGATAATTTCAATGGCAGTGACttcgaaagttgaaaaaaatgagaaaatatcgTAAATAGCAACTGCTGTCATGGTTATGTTGATACAAGACGTTCTCATTGATTTTCTTGTTAGAACAAGAATGTGAACTATATTTATCAAGAAGCACACCACAGAAGCAATGTATTCGTAGCTAGTAATTTGGGTCACAATTGCACTGAAATGAAAACTAATCAAGTTCTGCCTAAAAATGTAAACCTACACAAAATTCTCTTGAAATCGGCATAAGATAatcgcagtttttttttgaaacttaggATAGTACTGATGAAATTGTATGTCGCATTGTGCCATTCGGTTTGTTCAGCAGCTGTGATCGTCAGATAAAAAAGTTATGCCGAAAGCCGGATCTTTGTGAAGAATCGAATTTACAATAAATGAATGTAATTTATGGCATTGGAATAGACTAGTCTAATAACATGTTATTATGACCGATCAGCATTCTTCATGGTTTGATCGGCTTATAATTTCATGCCAAATCAAAAATCTCGgtttataaaattgataaacatgaaaattcacaggaaaaaagtaagaaataaacaaattaaagatggagtagcgccagtggggcaAGTATTAGAAACTactcctatggtgccaaaatgatcgaatttcaaaaaaaatcttttcaaacattttttgaaaattgtttatttactttcaaaaaatgacaattactcagttttttttaagtctaCCAAAAGAAATTTGTCttcctacatttttatactttaattttgtttcaattatttgtattaaaacattttagggGTTGGAGTATGCAACATTGCTtcggatttcctcaaaagcttctacttttcaaaatttcggaaattttctaaaactttgactggaaattatgaaaaatctaaaagtgtTTGGAGTGCTTTATTGAGATATTTGGTTGTTTTAGATCATTATTAGTGTATTTAAATAATGTCCCAAAAATAAGGCAAAATTACTAAAACGTTTAGTACAAGAAAGCGTGAGTAGAGACTTCGTGGAATGCCTAATATTTACAATGTGTACTTGAAGCAGTTTGCGATAAGCTGCTGATGCTGacttttttattctgaaatttatttcaacaaTTATACAATCCTGTATCACACACTCACCTTCAATAATTCAACATTAAATATTAGGATCTTTGCATTGTTCCGGTATTGAGATGACATAAGCATACAAATGACAAAATGTGAACTTGTGTTAATAGTCAATACCACGGAAAAAAGATATTGGGAGTATGAGAATATTAGTCTGAAACAATACTTTtcggaatatttttcaaaactgaactaACTGTAATCCGGGAACATCGACAAAAAACCAAGTAACAGCCATACTGAAGCCAAGAGGAAACTCTGCGATGAGAAATAATATTGTGTTAtagaaaaccaattttgttCTGTTTTGAGAATCTTTAGCCTTATTGGAAGATGTGGAGCTTTTTCGTTTGACATCGATTCTTCGGAGTTCGTTAATAAGAATAATAGTgattattggaaaaagaatGCACgggataatctgaaaaaatatttcagaagtcATGAGATGTACATATGTCTTCATAATACATAGATAGCCATTTATATGAGAGCAAcacttttctggaatttcccCAAACCCACTATTCCTTCCTCAAGTTCAAATAAGCAAAAACTTTACATGTGAAACAATTGCAGTGGTGAATGTAGagattttcagtaaaaactcGTCGTTTTGCCAGAATAGTTTGGAAACAACATGTCCATATGATATAACACCTTTTGAATTGCATTCTGATGGTTTTctatcaataatttcaatttcattttcgagAGCAGtattaatagagaaaataatGCAGATGATGGATACTCCAAAGATCACGCGTAGTGCAGTAGATGAATTTGACAGTTTAGCATATTTGGGGCTCATTGGATTTCGAATAACTAGTGTCCGAATTACTGCAACGCTGAATAAGAGCCACGTGGAACATCGGCGGGCGTACTCGTTGATAAAGAATAGACAATTATTCAGGAATATCATTTGATAAGACGActcattgaaacattttgaatacgATGAGATAATTCTGACGGCTAGAGTTCCGAAGTTTAGTAGATATGAGCAAATATCAAATATAGCAACTGCGGTCATTATAACATTAATTGAAGATGTTCTCATTGATTTTCTAGTCAGAACAAGGATGTGAACAACGTTTATGAGAAAGCATACACATGAAGCGATGTACTCGTAAGCCGAAATTTGTGACACAATTTCACtgaatcaaaaatgttaaacgGAGCCCTTGAACTGTAAACCTAcattaatttaaattgaaactgGCATAAACTAATTGCTGttttattctggaaatttggataaaaatattgaaattgctGATCGCATAGTGCCATAATTTGTTTTCTctcagaaaatgaaatatgaaTGTATTGCTTGACAATCATGAATgattattttggaattattttttaataaattcaatttagaCGAAGAGAACATGGCAGCATTAAAATAATATGCAATAGTGACTAAGAAATTCGTCTGGTGAGAAATTAAGTTATTTTCCAGCTTGTGTCACTTCaatgaaaatcagaaatcatATGAGCTCCAAGGAAGTTGTTCGAAATAGTCACCTAGCAGAGGCGGCCAATTTCCAAAACGTTCGGTTATGCGCCAGTCACCGGTCACCATCAAAtaacaaaactaattttgtcCCCGATCCGTATCcacttttcgaaattaataaattattctaagtcattgaaatatttataattgGTATCTATATGGAGTGGTCAATTCCATTCAATAACCATAAGTATGCACAAGTCAATTAAATACATAAATCCAATTCAGTTTAACAGATTCTGCAGGTAGTGGCACATCTCGATCGGCGTTGGGCAACTGTGTAGAAGGTATTGGTGCAGAATCCGTTGGTGGACCAGGCGGCACAGTTGGAGGAGCTGTCGGCGATGTATGAGGTGCAGGTTCCGGATGTTACAGTTACGCTTCCAGCTGCGGTGGTTGATGGGCATCTTCCACAGGTTCTCTGGCAGTAGGTGTTCACGAAGGTTTGCATTCCGATGTTTTGGCAGATGCTCAGATCAGTTCCGCAGTTAGTAACAGCATCGACGCATCCCGCTTGGTTGCAGAATCCACAAGCAGATGGGCAATCAGCGGCAATGATCGTTCTCCAGGCTGGGGAGTTGCATTGAGAAAGTGTGATAGAAGCGCAGTTGAGACGAGGATCTGAATTATAAttccttatttttttccaaaacttaagATAAATAGAACTTACAAGCAACGTTAGGGCAGTAGTACGCATCAGTTTGACAGCAGAGTCCACACGTCTTCGGGCAATTGGCAGCAGCAGCAGTTTTCATGTCCTGAACTACGGCAGCTGGGGTGGCAGTAGCAGTCGTATAACAAGCCAGTGGTCTTCCAGCAGCATTTCCAGCGGCTGGGAATCCCAATGTATCGGTGGTTGGGTATAGGATAGCGCACGATGCGTCAGAGATAGTGTTCGAGCAAGCAACTGCTGAAGGGGTCCACACGAACTgtaatcaataatttgaatttattcagTAACATTCAGGATTTTATTTTAGCATGATCAAATAGGGGTTTATGATTATTCTTTAGTGACTGTAGCATTTAAAGCGTCCTTAACATCATCGAAATCATATTTTCTACAACGATTTGTATCTTACCGCTGTTCCATTATAAGTTGTGCAGTTCAAATCTCCACCAATCACAGCAGAAGCTTCTGGGGCGAACAATGAAACAAAGAACAATGAAACTAAAGCAATCATTTTGTTTAATAAAAGAGATAGAACCACACTGGTTGATGTCTATTCAAAACCATTCCCTCCTTTTATACTAATTTCCGAACGCATTCCCTAATCTTTGCACAACTGTTCGTCTTGTGCGCTAATTTTCCATTCTCGGTTTCCAATAGAATCGTATGAAAAAGACTCCTCTTTCGACCATTTGAACAGGTGTAAATTTGTATCGGTTTGACAACAAAGCATTTTTCAGTACAACAAGTATCGCCTCCACAACACACTTTGCTAAAGGTGTCTTATTAGATCAGCTTTTGAGCTTCTTGATTTCATTACTTAGAGTGTTggtaaaattatttgaactgTACTGggtaactcaaaaaattataatcaaattttcataaatctgTGATTTCACAAGGTTGAATTCATAAAATACTCTTCAAATTGATCCCTTACCAAAAGCGGGTGGTCCTAGCCCAGGAGGCACAGTTGGAGGAGCT
This is a stretch of genomic DNA from Caenorhabditis elegans chromosome V. It encodes these proteins:
- the srw-133 gene encoding G-protein coupled receptors family 1 profile domain-containing protein (Predicted), with the translated sequence MALCDQQFQYFYPNFQNKTAISLCQFQFKLIEIVSQISAYEYIASCVCFLINVVHILVLTRKSMRTSSINVIMTAVAIFDICSYLLNFGTLAVRIISSYSKCFNESSYQMIFLNNCLFFINEYARRCSTWLLFSVAVIRTLVIRNPMSPKYAKLSNSSTALRVIFGVSIICIIFSINTALENEIEIIDRKPSECNSKGVISYGHVVSKLFWQNDEFLLKISTFTTAIVSHIIPCILFPIITIILINELRRIDVKRKSSTSSNKAKDSQNRTKLVFYNTILFLIAEFPLGFSMAVTWFFVDVPGLQLIFSYSQYLFSVVLTINTSSHFVICMLMSSQYRNNAKILIFNVELLKNKKVSISSLSQTASSTHCKY
- the clc-18 gene encoding DUF2975 domain-containing protein (Confirmed by transcript evidence); this translates as MYNSRLVFLACFVFLSSIMYSVGLFSQNWVVRTRYIYLDQNRNMFTSYVDYIGIFPLKEDKRYGLSLAKVAAGISFVIHLIRLIVFVPSYCKARELGLAGVRGTFSAILGVSIVIMLLSLTGSIGLMSQNITHNKNDKLMEVEYEAGYSPYLCLISGLLDLAVCIVSGMVGCCDSRSGMSEQAVSIQK
- the srw-134 gene encoding G-protein coupled receptors family 1 profile domain-containing protein (Predicted) gives rise to the protein MAQCDIQFHQYYPKFQKKTAIILCRFQENFVAIVTQITSYEYIASVVCFLINIVHILVLTRKSMRTSCINITMTAVAIYDIFSFFSTFEVTAIEIISRYSKCFNTMSYHLVSVDLLLYLVNQYARRCSTWLLFSVAVIRTLVLRNPMNPKYTELSKPSTALRVIFGVSAICIIFSISTVFENDVGVVGKQPSKCSSHGVLMYAFTISDLFLLNDGLLLKVSTFTAAIVSHIIPCIIFPIITVLLVKELRKTDERRKNSTSSKKITDSRKTTKLVFYNTILFLIAEFPLGVSMAITWFFVDVPGLQLICNHCLFLFSMILTINTCSHFIISMLMSSQYRKTAMNLFSIE
- the srj-39 gene encoding Serpentine Receptor, class J (Predicted); protein product: MLTNWIYVFLPRISCALAWVVNPIFIYLIFTESSNKFGNYRFLLLYFALFNLTYSVVNIVVPIDIITYRYCFIVILRDGWFVELSDFNFSLLSARCSLVGTTFALILVHFIYRYLAIQNSSLTRNNFHWYMTGSIFASVFHFSVWHLTCLYFTRAEFEMRQYVTPGIRRTFGNETIDFNILGGVFHEVPNSVVKRTWIAILTCTSISVLTIIKFIVLSRMIINKLNNMSITASKKTARFQFELFRALIVQTTIPIVISFAPCLFCWYIPMFGIELPRAFNYYEVSAFGIFPFVDPIAIILCLPIFRTRIFRFLSSISSGFFEKPSNASRTK
- the T05B4.8 gene encoding ShKT domain-containing protein (Confirmed by transcript evidence), producing MIALVSLFFVSLFAPEASAVIGGDLNCTTYNGTAFVWTPSAVACSNTISDASCAILYPTTDTLGFPAAGNAAGRPLACYTTATATPAAVVQDMKTAAAANCPKTCGLCCQTDAYYCPNVAYPRLNCASITLSQCNSPAWRTIIAADCPSACGFCNQAGCVDAVTNCGTDLSICQNIGMQTFVNTYCQRTCGRCPSTTAAGSVTVTSGTCTSYIADSSSNCAAWSTNGFCTNTFYTVAQRRSRCATTCRIC